One segment of Brassica napus cultivar Da-Ae chromosome C3, Da-Ae, whole genome shotgun sequence DNA contains the following:
- the LOC106355401 gene encoding uncharacterized protein LOC106355401 isoform X2, translating to MDPLEEISDSKRQLEYLNHLGNVADSEYGMPRRCACGGRMIDELRVKDEFDTQPGKRFFSCVNYEADGLHYRQLWVIGVQEEMVRLRKRVEEADEVIKWVPILNKQIESVEAQVKRLTLLLDKLTGDVYNLSVQVAALENVCFD from the exons ATGGATCCCTTAGAAGAGATAAGTGATAGTAAGAGGCAACTAGAGTACTTAAACCACCTGGGAAACGTGGCCGATTCGGAATATGGAATGCCCAGAAGATGTGCTTGTGGTGGGAGAATGATTGACGAGCTTCGAGTCAAGGATGAGTTCGACACTCAGCCTGGGAAGCGCTTCTTCAGCTGCGTAAACTACGAG GCTGATGGTTTGCATTATCGTCAGCTTTGGGTTATAGGTgtgcaggaggagatggtaCGCCTGCGTAAGCGTGTTGAGGAGGCTGATGAGGTGATCAAGTGGGTGCCCATTCTCAATAAACAGATTGAGAGTGTTGAG GCACAAGTTAAAAGGCTGACTTTGCTGCTTGATAAGCTGACTGGTGACGTGTATAACCTCTCAGTGCAGGTGGCTGCTCTGGAGAATGTGTGTTTCGACTGA
- the LOC106355401 gene encoding glutathione S-transferase T3-like isoform X1 — protein sequence MDSFSLNSPGFVNLLSSQCSQTTQTIDVGSSDVPKPVERRKWTTQEDIVLISAWLNTSKDPIVSNQQKLGSFWKRIEDYFNSSAQLTGFAPREWSQCKQRWGMVNEQVCKFVGSYEAALKEQASGQNENDVMKSAHDIFFNDYQAKFTLEHAWRELRFDQKWRSTSCAKDGAKEKRKEAAESVPDSDEARPPGVKACKVAKRKKKGNEAAFDRLESILDLKRNLSKQKILDRLLSKKLETLTESEVALKDKLVSEML from the coding sequence ATGGATTCCTTTTCTCTTAATTCTCCCGGGTTTGTGAACCTATTATCTTCCCAGTGCAGTCAAACCACTCAAACCATAGATGTAGGATCCTCTGATGTTCCTAAACCGGTGGAGAGGAGAAAGTGGACAACACAAGAAGACATAGTCCTCATCAGTGCCTGGTTGAACACCAGTAAGGATCCCATAGTTAGTAACCAGCAGAAGTTAGGGTCTTTTTGGAAAAGAATAGAGGATTACTTTAATTCAAGCGCTCAGCTCACTGGCTTTGCTCCCAGAGAGTGGAGTcagtgtaagcagaggtggggaaTGGTTAATGAGCAGGTGTGTAAGTTTGTTGGAAGCTATGAGGCGGCTTTGAAAGAGCAAGCTAGTGGCCAAAATGAGAACGATGTCATGAAGTCTGCTCATGACATCTTCTTTAACGACTACCAGGCGAAGTTCACACTTGAACACGCGTGGAGGGAGCTGAGGTTTGATCAAAAGTGGAGATCGACCTCTTGCGCAAAAGATGGTGCAAAGGAGAAACGGAAGGAAGCTGCGGAGTCAGTCCCTGACTCGGATGAGGCTAGGCCTCCTGGTGTGAAGGCTTGCAAAGTAGCCAAACGCAAGAAAAAGGGGAATGAAGCAGCATTTGATCGACTAGAGAGCATTCTAGACTTGAAACGGAACCTAtcgaaacaaaaaatactagaTCGTCTACTCTCTAAGAAACTAGAAACTCTAACTGAGAGTGAGGTGGCTCTGAAGGACAAACTAGTTTCTGAGATGCTCTAG